The following are encoded in a window of Panicum virgatum strain AP13 chromosome 5N, P.virgatum_v5, whole genome shotgun sequence genomic DNA:
- the LOC120673767 gene encoding uncharacterized protein LOC120673767 isoform X1 gives MGAAAMATAVGAAMVLYFVLSRRLAGEDVSVGGGGGGGGGAGKRRRGRAPRRPAQPPATWIEAVGTLAETLRFTYSETLGKWPIGDLAFGIKYLMRRQGNLHVASIYAGSNCIELKGPEIMEELIVLRRLIDLCFLFSKKPFPVFRELAGFSQEDVLIEEPKAGILKPAHTILRDECTKSFLVLIRGTHSMKDTLTAVTGAVVPFHLSLLDEGGVSKLVLGYAHCGMVAAARWIARSVTPCLREAVRQCPDYQIKIVGHSLGGGTAALLTYILREHTEFSSTTCVAFAPASCMTWELAESGKHFVTTIVNGADLVPTVSTASIDDLRSEVTASSWLNDLRDQIQQTRFLNVVYRSATALGTRLQSFSGARERVAGAGAFLRPVSSKTQVVMKQAQNVAQAVARSRSAFSSWSCMGARRRGVGVVTASSNDDMTTETHVTSTVESESFIVDQHGTKTIEELQYTATSVSVHEESDEEEALLSEHETSQEHAEEEITEGELWYEYEKDLDQQVEVEAQTREEEAAAAKEIMEEESAVLKNVEDRQSFSSDSLERQQFYPPGRIMHMVAMPPTDADPDDPVAADECSVGIYETPRDLYSKIRLSNTMINDHYMPMYKKTMEILIEKFAKDEDNSCTSSTVQQYGGTNDLYAS, from the exons atgggggcggcggcgatggcgacggcggtCGGCGCGGCCATGGTGCTGTACTTCGTGCTGAGCCGGCGGCTGGCCGGCGAGGACGTCTCcgtcggcggaggcggaggcggcggcggaggggcggggAAGCGGCGGAGGGGGCGCGCGCCTCGGCGCCCGGCGCAGCCGCCGGCGACGTGGATCGAGGCGGTGGGCACGCTCGCGGAGACGCTGCGGTTCACCTACTCGGAGACGCTCGGCAAGTGGCCCATCGGGGACCTCGCCTTCGGGATCAAATACCTCATGCGCCGACAG GGCAATTTACATGTCGCCAGTATATATGCTGGAAGCAATTGCATTGAATTGAAAGGGCCTGAAATAATGGAAGAGCTGATTGTTTTGCGACGATTGATTGACCTGTGCTTTCTTTTCTCTAAGAAACCATTTCCTGTGTTCCGGGAATTAGCCGGGTTTTCCCAAGAGGATGTTCTCATTGAGGAACCAAAGGCGGGG ATTTTGAAGCCTGCTCATACAATTCTACGTGATGAGTGCACCAAATCCTTTCTTGTTTTGATTCGAGGGACGCATAGCATGAAAGATACACTGACTGCTGTTACTGGCGCTGTGGTACCATTTCACCTCTCACTTTTAGATGAAGGTGGTGTCAGCAAACTGGTGTTAGGCTATGCACACTGTGGGATGGTGGCAGCAGCCCGCTGGATCGCAAGAAGTGTAACACCATGCCTCCGTGAAGCAGTCAGACAGTGCCCAGATTACCAAATCAAG ATCGTTGGCCATTCATTGGGTGGTGGCACTGCTGCATTACTAACCTACATCCTCAGAGAACACACGGAGTTTTCTTCAACAACTTGTGTTGCGTTTGCACCAG CTTCTTGCATGACATGGGAATTAGCAGAATCAGGCAAGCATTTTGTGACCACGATTGTCAATGGAGCTGATCTGGTTCCCACTGTATCAACTGCATCTATCGATGACCTCCGTTCTGAG GTAACAGCATCGTCATGGTTGAATGATTTGAGGGATCAAATACAGCAGACACGTTTCCTAAATGTCGTGTACCGCTCAGCCACTGCCTTAGGAACTCGCTTGCAATCTTTTTCTGGTGCCAGAGAGAGGGTTGCAGGTGCAGGAGCATTTCTGCGCCCTGTTTCAAGCAAAACCCAG GTTGTCATGAAACAAGCACAGAATGTTGCACAGGCTGTTGCTAGAAGTCGGTCGGCATTTTCCTCATGGTCATGCATGGGTGCACGTCGACGAGGTGTAGGCGTAGTTACTGCAAGTTCAAATGATGATATGACAACAGAAACCCATGTAACATCTACAGTGGAGTCAGAATCCTTCATTGTAGACCAACATGGCACCAAGACTATAGAAGAGCTGCAGTATACCGCAACCAGTGTTTCCGTTCATGAGGAATCTGATGAAGAAGAGGCTCTTTTGAGTGAGCATGAAACCTCTCAGGAGCATGCCGAAGAAGAAATAACAGAAGGTGAGTTGTGGTACGAGTACGAGAAGGACTTGGATCAGCAGGTGGAAGTGGAGGCACAGACTAGAGAGGAAGAGGCAGCTGCAGCCAAGGAAATAATGGAGGAGGAAAGTGCTGTCCTAAAGAATGTTGAGGATAGGCAGTCATTCTCATCAGATAGTTTGGAGAGGCAGCAATTCTACCCACCTGGTCGAATCATGCACATGGTTGCAATGCCTCCAACAGATGCCGATCCAGATGATCCAGTTGCTGCTGATGAGTGCTCTGTTGGAATATATGAGACCCCTAGAGATCTTTACAGCAAGATCCGACTATCGAATACCATGATAAATGATCATTACATGCCGATGTACAAGAAAACGATGGAAATACTCATTGAGAAGTTTGCAAAGGATGAGGACAACTCTTGTACAAGTTCGACTGTGCAGCAATATGGAGGCACAAATGACCTATATGCATCGTAA
- the LOC120673767 gene encoding uncharacterized protein LOC120673767 isoform X2, whose translation MEELIVLRRLIDLCFLFSKKPFPVFRELAGFSQEDVLIEEPKAGILKPAHTILRDECTKSFLVLIRGTHSMKDTLTAVTGAVVPFHLSLLDEGGVSKLVLGYAHCGMVAAARWIARSVTPCLREAVRQCPDYQIKIVGHSLGGGTAALLTYILREHTEFSSTTCVAFAPASCMTWELAESGKHFVTTIVNGADLVPTVSTASIDDLRSEVTASSWLNDLRDQIQQTRFLNVVYRSATALGTRLQSFSGARERVAGAGAFLRPVSSKTQVVMKQAQNVAQAVARSRSAFSSWSCMGARRRGVGVVTASSNDDMTTETHVTSTVESESFIVDQHGTKTIEELQYTATSVSVHEESDEEEALLSEHETSQEHAEEEITEGELWYEYEKDLDQQVEVEAQTREEEAAAAKEIMEEESAVLKNVEDRQSFSSDSLERQQFYPPGRIMHMVAMPPTDADPDDPVAADECSVGIYETPRDLYSKIRLSNTMINDHYMPMYKKTMEILIEKFAKDEDNSCTSSTVQQYGGTNDLYAS comes from the exons ATGGAAGAGCTGATTGTTTTGCGACGATTGATTGACCTGTGCTTTCTTTTCTCTAAGAAACCATTTCCTGTGTTCCGGGAATTAGCCGGGTTTTCCCAAGAGGATGTTCTCATTGAGGAACCAAAGGCGGGG ATTTTGAAGCCTGCTCATACAATTCTACGTGATGAGTGCACCAAATCCTTTCTTGTTTTGATTCGAGGGACGCATAGCATGAAAGATACACTGACTGCTGTTACTGGCGCTGTGGTACCATTTCACCTCTCACTTTTAGATGAAGGTGGTGTCAGCAAACTGGTGTTAGGCTATGCACACTGTGGGATGGTGGCAGCAGCCCGCTGGATCGCAAGAAGTGTAACACCATGCCTCCGTGAAGCAGTCAGACAGTGCCCAGATTACCAAATCAAG ATCGTTGGCCATTCATTGGGTGGTGGCACTGCTGCATTACTAACCTACATCCTCAGAGAACACACGGAGTTTTCTTCAACAACTTGTGTTGCGTTTGCACCAG CTTCTTGCATGACATGGGAATTAGCAGAATCAGGCAAGCATTTTGTGACCACGATTGTCAATGGAGCTGATCTGGTTCCCACTGTATCAACTGCATCTATCGATGACCTCCGTTCTGAG GTAACAGCATCGTCATGGTTGAATGATTTGAGGGATCAAATACAGCAGACACGTTTCCTAAATGTCGTGTACCGCTCAGCCACTGCCTTAGGAACTCGCTTGCAATCTTTTTCTGGTGCCAGAGAGAGGGTTGCAGGTGCAGGAGCATTTCTGCGCCCTGTTTCAAGCAAAACCCAG GTTGTCATGAAACAAGCACAGAATGTTGCACAGGCTGTTGCTAGAAGTCGGTCGGCATTTTCCTCATGGTCATGCATGGGTGCACGTCGACGAGGTGTAGGCGTAGTTACTGCAAGTTCAAATGATGATATGACAACAGAAACCCATGTAACATCTACAGTGGAGTCAGAATCCTTCATTGTAGACCAACATGGCACCAAGACTATAGAAGAGCTGCAGTATACCGCAACCAGTGTTTCCGTTCATGAGGAATCTGATGAAGAAGAGGCTCTTTTGAGTGAGCATGAAACCTCTCAGGAGCATGCCGAAGAAGAAATAACAGAAGGTGAGTTGTGGTACGAGTACGAGAAGGACTTGGATCAGCAGGTGGAAGTGGAGGCACAGACTAGAGAGGAAGAGGCAGCTGCAGCCAAGGAAATAATGGAGGAGGAAAGTGCTGTCCTAAAGAATGTTGAGGATAGGCAGTCATTCTCATCAGATAGTTTGGAGAGGCAGCAATTCTACCCACCTGGTCGAATCATGCACATGGTTGCAATGCCTCCAACAGATGCCGATCCAGATGATCCAGTTGCTGCTGATGAGTGCTCTGTTGGAATATATGAGACCCCTAGAGATCTTTACAGCAAGATCCGACTATCGAATACCATGATAAATGATCATTACATGCCGATGTACAAGAAAACGATGGAAATACTCATTGAGAAGTTTGCAAAGGATGAGGACAACTCTTGTACAAGTTCGACTGTGCAGCAATATGGAGGCACAAATGACCTATATGCATCGTAA